From the genome of Deinococcus sp. JMULE3, one region includes:
- the infB gene encoding translation initiation factor IF-2, with protein sequence MSKVRIYTLAKDLGVENAKMLEILDGLGVSYKSVSSTIEEDTVELIKDILAAEADGGSAPAQTEAPETAAPAQTAPAQPAPTAGQPAAPAQTEEPVSTEKEIPHRAPVVTIMGHVDHGKTSLLDYIRKTKVAAKEAGGITQHVGAFEAKTSKGKIVFIDTPGHEAFTTIRARGANVADIAIIVIAADDSLMPQTREAIAHAQAAKVPMIVAINKVDLPQADPERVKTDLTQLNLVPEEYGGDLVVVPVSAKTGEGVEDLLEYISLTAEIEDLRADPKGEFSGVVIEGKVDKQAGVLATIMVQEGTLHVSDFLVVGENYGKIKAMTDSAGARIKEAGPSTPVQILGFSEVPSSGEKVISAKNEHAAREVVASRADVRRDEEDARDRRKGQRSLEDLLGPLGTIRTVNLILRADTQGSVEAIQGILARKEKDDVKINVMLAGIGAPTEGDVLLASTAEATILCFSVTASGGVKKVADTKGVDIKSYRIIYELIDEVDRLIKGNLEPVFEEKYLGRAEVRMVIRHPKSGNIAGSYVTDGSLKRNAKAKVTRGKQVVYEGTIVGLKRFKDDVREVQTGYECGINVDWNDVMEGDIIEASEMVEVEQN encoded by the coding sequence ATGTCGAAAGTTCGTATTTACACCCTCGCCAAGGACCTTGGCGTCGAAAACGCGAAGATGCTGGAAATCCTCGACGGGCTCGGCGTGTCCTACAAGAGCGTCAGCAGCACCATCGAGGAAGACACCGTCGAACTGATCAAGGACATCCTGGCCGCTGAAGCCGACGGCGGCAGCGCACCCGCCCAGACCGAGGCGCCTGAGACCGCTGCGCCCGCGCAGACGGCCCCGGCGCAGCCTGCACCGACCGCCGGGCAGCCCGCCGCCCCCGCCCAGACCGAGGAACCCGTGAGCACCGAGAAGGAAATCCCGCACCGCGCGCCCGTCGTGACCATCATGGGTCACGTCGACCACGGCAAGACCAGCCTGCTGGACTACATCCGCAAGACGAAAGTCGCCGCCAAGGAAGCCGGGGGCATCACCCAGCACGTCGGCGCGTTCGAGGCGAAGACCAGCAAGGGCAAGATCGTGTTCATCGACACGCCCGGCCACGAGGCCTTCACCACCATCCGCGCGCGCGGCGCCAACGTCGCCGACATCGCCATCATCGTGATCGCCGCCGACGACAGCCTGATGCCGCAGACCCGCGAGGCCATCGCGCACGCGCAGGCCGCCAAGGTGCCCATGATCGTCGCGATCAACAAGGTCGACCTGCCCCAGGCCGACCCGGAACGCGTCAAGACCGACCTGACGCAGCTGAACCTCGTGCCTGAAGAGTACGGCGGTGACCTGGTCGTCGTGCCCGTGTCCGCCAAGACCGGCGAGGGCGTCGAGGACCTGCTGGAGTACATCAGCCTGACCGCCGAGATCGAGGACCTGCGCGCCGACCCGAAGGGAGAGTTCAGCGGCGTGGTCATCGAGGGCAAGGTGGACAAGCAGGCGGGCGTCCTGGCGACCATCATGGTCCAGGAAGGCACCCTGCACGTCAGCGACTTCCTGGTCGTCGGCGAGAACTACGGCAAGATCAAGGCCATGACCGACAGCGCCGGGGCGCGCATCAAGGAAGCGGGCCCCAGCACCCCCGTGCAGATCCTCGGCTTCAGCGAGGTCCCCAGCAGCGGCGAGAAGGTCATCAGCGCCAAGAACGAGCACGCCGCCCGTGAAGTCGTGGCCAGCCGCGCCGACGTCCGCCGCGACGAGGAAGACGCCCGCGACCGCCGCAAGGGCCAGCGCAGCCTGGAAGACCTCCTCGGGCCGCTGGGCACCATCCGCACCGTGAACCTGATCCTGCGCGCCGACACGCAGGGCAGCGTGGAAGCCATCCAGGGCATCCTCGCCCGCAAGGAAAAGGACGACGTCAAGATCAACGTGATGCTCGCCGGGATCGGCGCGCCCACCGAAGGTGACGTGCTGCTGGCCTCCACCGCCGAGGCGACCATCCTGTGCTTCAGCGTCACCGCGTCCGGCGGCGTGAAGAAGGTCGCGGACACCAAGGGCGTGGACATCAAGTCCTACCGGATCATCTACGAACTCATCGACGAGGTCGACCGCCTGATCAAGGGCAACCTCGAACCCGTGTTCGAAGAGAAGTACCTGGGCCGCGCCGAGGTCCGCATGGTCATCCGCCACCCCAAGAGCGGCAACATCGCCGGATCGTACGTCACCGACGGCAGCCTCAAGCGCAACGCCAAGGCGAAAGTCACGCGCGGCAAACAGGTCGTGTACGAGGGCACCATCGTGGGCCTCAAGCGCTTCAAGGACGACGTCCGCGAAGTACAGACCGGCTACGAGTGCGGGATCAACGTGGACTGGAACGACGTGATGGAAGGCGACATCATCGAAGCCAGCGAAATGGTCGAAGTCGAGCAGAACTAA
- the secD gene encoding protein translocase subunit SecD — protein sequence MTYGNKGKKSGRPAPRSAPTASKPNLWTGLILLLTLLASVAYIWRPWEHKDNVWSLWNDKFQFMTLGLDLKGGLRIELAPESGTATKDELDRVKTVIENRINALGVAEPTVTVAGGRRVVVEIPGATPAVQDRARAIIKQTARLEFRIVQANAQPDQTLAQQKPQTGGYTLAQLGPVEATGEVIQNAQAATDPQSGRWIVTFQNTDSGSAKFGEFTGRNVGKLMAVVLDDQIQSVATIQSRLNRDVQITGNFDAQEANQLALVLKSGALPIKIKTEAEQAIGPSLGADAIRSGAVASLVGIGLVFVMLFGYYGFWFGLVGALGLLFSSVVILGMLAGFGATLTLPGIAGLVLTIGAAVDGNVISFERIKEELFKGKGIKNSIRAGYDHSTAAILDVNASHLLSAMALYTYSTGAVKGFAVTLIIGVIASTFSNLVFAKWFIQWLAQRRTNMSAPQWIKETHIDFIRPARIITTLSVLLAVAGGVTVLTRGLNYGVDFSSGTTITAKTDAGTTTEQVRTAVTGAGVAKVNGQSTVILRNVVTGQEGASYTIKVPELSTEEIRTVQAAVQKLPQGSVQATETVGPAVGKELTQKTIYAVLLGLGLILVYVGFRFDFIMGVGSILAAIHDVMIAMGLFALLNLEFTVATVAALLTLIGYSLNDSIIVSDRIRENIKELRGKSYREIVNLAINQTLSRTIMTSISTMLPLLSLLIFGGPVLRDFSLVLLVGILIGTYSSIYIVAPLVVYFEEWRERRRAGGQAAKA from the coding sequence ATGACGTACGGAAACAAAGGCAAGAAATCCGGCCGCCCTGCCCCGCGCAGCGCGCCGACCGCGAGCAAACCGAACCTCTGGACGGGGCTGATCCTGCTGCTGACGCTGCTGGCGTCCGTGGCGTACATCTGGCGGCCCTGGGAGCACAAGGACAACGTCTGGAGCCTGTGGAACGACAAGTTCCAGTTCATGACGCTGGGTCTGGACCTCAAGGGCGGCCTGCGGATCGAGCTGGCGCCCGAGTCGGGGACCGCCACGAAGGACGAACTGGACCGCGTCAAGACCGTGATCGAGAACCGCATCAACGCGCTGGGCGTGGCTGAGCCGACCGTGACGGTCGCCGGGGGCCGCCGCGTGGTCGTGGAGATTCCGGGCGCGACGCCCGCCGTGCAGGACCGCGCGCGGGCGATCATCAAGCAGACGGCGCGTCTGGAATTCCGGATCGTGCAGGCGAACGCCCAGCCGGATCAGACGCTGGCGCAGCAGAAGCCGCAGACGGGCGGGTACACCCTGGCGCAGCTGGGGCCGGTCGAGGCGACGGGTGAGGTCATCCAGAACGCGCAGGCGGCGACCGATCCGCAGTCCGGCCGCTGGATCGTGACCTTCCAGAACACCGACTCGGGCTCCGCGAAGTTCGGGGAGTTCACCGGGAGGAACGTCGGGAAGCTGATGGCCGTCGTGCTGGACGACCAGATCCAGAGCGTGGCGACCATCCAGAGCCGTCTGAACCGCGACGTGCAGATCACCGGGAACTTCGACGCGCAGGAAGCGAACCAACTGGCGCTGGTGCTCAAGTCGGGCGCGCTGCCCATCAAGATCAAGACCGAGGCCGAGCAGGCCATCGGGCCGAGCCTGGGCGCGGACGCGATCCGCAGTGGCGCGGTCGCGTCGCTGGTCGGGATCGGGCTGGTGTTCGTGATGCTGTTCGGGTACTACGGCTTCTGGTTCGGTCTGGTGGGCGCGCTGGGCCTGCTGTTCTCCAGCGTGGTGATCCTGGGGATGCTGGCGGGCTTCGGCGCGACGCTGACCCTGCCGGGCATCGCGGGTCTGGTCCTGACGATCGGCGCGGCGGTGGACGGGAACGTGATCTCCTTCGAGCGCATCAAGGAGGAACTGTTCAAGGGCAAGGGCATCAAGAACTCCATCCGCGCCGGGTATGACCACTCGACGGCGGCCATCCTGGACGTGAACGCCTCGCACCTGCTGTCCGCGATGGCGCTGTACACCTACTCGACCGGGGCCGTGAAGGGCTTCGCGGTGACGCTGATCATCGGCGTGATCGCCTCGACCTTCTCGAACCTGGTGTTCGCGAAGTGGTTCATCCAGTGGCTCGCGCAGCGCAGGACCAACATGAGCGCGCCGCAGTGGATCAAGGAGACGCACATCGACTTCATCCGCCCGGCGCGGATCATCACGACCCTCAGCGTGCTGCTGGCCGTCGCGGGCGGCGTGACGGTGCTCACCAGGGGCCTGAACTACGGCGTGGACTTCTCGTCCGGCACGACGATCACCGCGAAGACGGACGCCGGGACGACCACCGAGCAGGTCCGCACGGCCGTGACCGGTGCCGGCGTGGCGAAGGTGAACGGGCAGAGCACCGTGATCCTGCGCAACGTCGTGACCGGTCAGGAGGGCGCGTCGTACACCATCAAGGTGCCGGAACTGAGCACCGAGGAGATCCGCACCGTGCAGGCCGCCGTGCAGAAGCTGCCGCAGGGCAGCGTGCAGGCCACCGAGACGGTCGGCCCGGCCGTCGGGAAGGAGCTGACGCAGAAGACCATCTACGCCGTGCTGCTGGGCCTGGGCCTGATCCTGGTGTACGTCGGCTTCCGCTTCGACTTCATCATGGGCGTCGGCTCGATCCTGGCCGCCATTCACGACGTGATGATCGCCATGGGCCTGTTCGCGCTGCTGAACCTGGAGTTCACGGTGGCGACCGTGGCGGCCCTGCTGACATTGATCGGGTACTCGCTGAACGACTCGATCATCGTGTCGGACCGCATCCGCGAGAACATCAAGGAGCTGCGCGGCAAGTCGTACCGCGAGATCGTGAACCTCGCGATCAACCAGACGCTGTCGCGCACGATCATGACGTCGATCAGCACGATGCTGCCGCTGCTGAGCCTGCTGATCTTCGGCGGGCCGGTGCTGCGGGACTTCAGTCTGGTGCTGCTGGTGGGCATCCTGATCGGGACGTACTCCAGCATCTACATCGTGGCGCCGCTGGTGGTGTACTTCGAGGAGTGGCGCGAGCGCCGCAGGGCCGGGGGGCAGGCCGCCAAGGCGTAA
- a CDS encoding VanW family protein gives MKVWAAGITAGTVALLVGGALAVAATQNTTTLAPGLRIAGTDVGGMTREQALAAVGSRAATPPQVTVTAGKNTWTLGAEKLGWHADAQTSVDAALKITQDRGMLEKLQGLIGQAPAQDIPLTAAVDAAKARATLTTLTTGLNTAPRNASVYFDKVGKRYAVKADAPGLSADVTGAVNTYVATPSLTSLKVALKATPAKLTAATLKTYVDQGNAIARPFTVTLSGTARKGGLTALQVADLYWVRDSGIEPDEKTLKAAFGRLTDAIDQPALNARYVLQGGKLVKAKEKAGLVTDRAAAYALFRKAVLDPTVKTVVFPSKADQPTLTIDRLPAADKLQLIAVGKSTYYGSSAARRTNVANAASKINGAVVPSGEVFSFLNSLGGIDAANGFVGGLIISGGRTVDGLGGGVCQVSTTVFRALYQAGLPVVERNQHSYRVGYYEPQVGFEAAVYDPGLDLKLKNDTTAPILIKATNDNAKSTLTVEVWGVKPQRTVTVSPAVITARVPHPAPKYVVNTALRPGVVRQVDWAADGYSLYITRTIKDARGVRTDKVSTVYKAWQAVYETGPRS, from the coding sequence ATGAAGGTCTGGGCCGCAGGAATCACCGCCGGAACCGTCGCGCTCCTCGTGGGGGGAGCGCTGGCGGTTGCCGCCACGCAGAACACCACCACCCTAGCCCCCGGCCTGCGCATCGCCGGGACGGACGTCGGCGGCATGACCCGCGAGCAGGCCCTGGCCGCCGTGGGCAGCCGCGCCGCGACGCCCCCGCAGGTCACCGTCACCGCCGGAAAGAACACCTGGACACTCGGCGCCGAGAAGCTCGGCTGGCACGCCGACGCGCAGACCAGCGTGGACGCCGCGCTGAAGATCACGCAGGACCGCGGCATGCTGGAGAAACTCCAGGGCCTCATCGGTCAGGCGCCAGCGCAGGACATCCCCCTGACCGCCGCCGTGGACGCCGCGAAGGCCCGCGCCACGCTGACCACCCTGACCACCGGGCTGAACACGGCCCCGAGGAACGCCAGCGTGTACTTCGACAAGGTCGGCAAGCGCTACGCCGTGAAGGCCGACGCGCCCGGCCTGAGCGCCGACGTGACCGGCGCCGTGAACACCTACGTCGCCACCCCCAGCCTGACCAGCCTGAAAGTCGCATTGAAGGCCACCCCCGCGAAACTCACGGCTGCGACCCTCAAGACCTACGTGGACCAGGGCAACGCCATCGCGCGCCCCTTCACCGTGACCCTCAGCGGCACGGCCCGCAAGGGCGGCCTGACCGCGCTGCAGGTCGCGGACCTGTACTGGGTGCGCGACAGCGGCATCGAACCCGACGAGAAGACCCTCAAGGCCGCGTTCGGCCGCCTGACCGACGCCATCGACCAGCCCGCCCTGAACGCCCGCTACGTCCTGCAGGGCGGCAAGCTGGTCAAGGCGAAGGAGAAGGCTGGACTGGTCACGGACCGCGCCGCCGCGTACGCCCTGTTCCGCAAGGCGGTGCTGGACCCCACTGTGAAGACCGTGGTGTTCCCCAGCAAGGCCGACCAGCCCACCCTGACCATCGACAGACTCCCAGCCGCTGACAAGCTGCAGCTGATCGCCGTCGGGAAGAGCACGTACTACGGCAGCAGCGCCGCACGCCGCACGAACGTCGCGAACGCCGCCTCGAAGATCAACGGCGCGGTCGTCCCGTCCGGCGAGGTCTTCAGCTTCCTGAACAGCCTGGGAGGCATCGACGCCGCGAACGGGTTCGTGGGCGGCCTGATCATCAGCGGGGGCCGAACCGTGGACGGCCTGGGCGGCGGCGTGTGCCAGGTCAGCACCACCGTGTTCCGCGCGCTGTACCAGGCGGGCCTGCCGGTCGTGGAACGCAACCAGCACTCCTACCGCGTCGGGTACTACGAACCGCAGGTGGGCTTCGAGGCCGCCGTGTACGACCCGGGCCTGGACCTGAAACTGAAGAACGACACGACCGCCCCCATCCTGATCAAGGCCACCAACGACAACGCCAAAAGCACCCTGACCGTCGAGGTCTGGGGCGTCAAGCCGCAGCGGACCGTGACCGTCAGCCCCGCCGTGATCACCGCGCGCGTGCCGCACCCCGCCCCCAAATACGTGGTGAACACCGCCCTGCGCCCCGGCGTGGTCCGGCAGGTCGACTGGGCTGCCGACGGGTACAGCCTCTACATCACCCGCACCATCAAGGACGCCAGAGGCGTGCGCACCGACAAGGTCAGCACCGTCTACAAGGCCTGGCAGGCGGTGTACGAGACCGGACCCAGGAGTTGA
- the ilvB gene encoding biosynthetic-type acetolactate synthase large subunit, with product MADNGKQHPPHRGDMTGAKALWATLANHGISTVFGYPGGAIMPVYDALTFYPEVRHVLTRHEQGAAHAAEGWAKATGEIGVCMATSGPGATNLVTGLADAMLDSVPLLAITGNVASHLMGTDAFQEADITGITLPITKHNYVVRDVEDLPRIVAEAIRIARSGRPGPVLVDIPKDIQLAAFHGEIPAPHARPEAPAPSPESIERALELLRGAKKPVIMAGGGSLDASAEITSLARAWDIPVITTLMGLGAFPSSDPLWLGMPGMHGSVAANRAISEADVLLGIGLRFDDRVTGRVNGFAPNAAIIHVELDAAEIGKIIRTHVPVRGDARQAAQLLVEGAQPTPRPEWKAQIEEWKSRTVTPETYGAGYAVKAVVDRLRPDDILSSDVGQHQMLAAQLARFEKPRRWINSGGLGTMGFGLPAAIGAGMAEPGVRSVVIAGDGGFQMTAQELATLKMYDVRNVKICIINNSFLGMVRQWQELFHEKRYSEVWLGDSNPDFIKLADAYDVPGYRATTAEELPAAIDAWLSDPKSALLEVVVPHEHGVFPMVPAGAALYEMIETEPVRSPDLSAQMQDAAEEASEA from the coding sequence ATGGCAGACAACGGCAAGCAGCACCCCCCGCACCGGGGCGACATGACCGGCGCGAAGGCCCTGTGGGCGACCCTCGCGAACCACGGCATCAGCACCGTGTTCGGGTACCCCGGTGGGGCGATCATGCCCGTGTACGACGCGCTGACCTTCTACCCCGAGGTCCGCCACGTCCTGACCCGCCACGAGCAGGGCGCCGCGCACGCCGCCGAAGGCTGGGCCAAGGCGACCGGCGAGATCGGCGTGTGCATGGCCACCAGCGGCCCCGGCGCCACCAACCTCGTGACCGGACTGGCGGACGCGATGCTCGACAGCGTGCCGCTGCTGGCGATCACCGGGAACGTCGCGTCGCACCTGATGGGCACCGACGCCTTCCAGGAGGCCGACATCACCGGCATCACGCTGCCCATCACGAAACACAACTACGTGGTGCGCGACGTCGAGGACCTGCCCCGCATCGTCGCGGAGGCCATCCGGATCGCCCGGTCGGGCCGCCCCGGCCCCGTGCTGGTGGACATCCCCAAGGATATCCAGCTGGCCGCCTTCCACGGCGAGATTCCCGCCCCGCACGCCCGCCCCGAGGCGCCCGCCCCCAGCCCCGAGAGCATCGAGCGTGCCCTGGAACTGCTGCGCGGCGCGAAGAAGCCCGTGATCATGGCGGGCGGCGGCAGCCTGGACGCCAGTGCCGAGATCACCTCCCTGGCCCGCGCGTGGGACATCCCGGTCATCACGACCCTGATGGGCCTGGGCGCGTTCCCCAGCAGCGATCCGCTGTGGCTGGGCATGCCCGGCATGCACGGCAGCGTCGCCGCGAACCGCGCGATCAGCGAGGCAGACGTCCTGCTGGGCATCGGCCTGCGCTTCGACGACCGCGTGACGGGCCGCGTGAACGGCTTCGCGCCGAACGCCGCGATCATCCACGTGGAACTCGACGCCGCCGAGATCGGCAAGATCATCCGCACCCACGTCCCCGTGCGCGGCGACGCCCGGCAGGCCGCGCAGCTCCTCGTCGAGGGCGCCCAGCCCACCCCGCGTCCCGAGTGGAAAGCGCAGATCGAGGAGTGGAAGAGCCGCACCGTCACGCCCGAAACCTACGGCGCCGGGTACGCCGTGAAGGCCGTCGTGGACCGCCTGCGGCCCGACGACATCCTGAGTTCCGACGTGGGGCAGCACCAGATGCTCGCCGCGCAGCTCGCCCGGTTCGAGAAACCCCGCCGCTGGATCAACTCCGGCGGGCTGGGCACCATGGGCTTCGGCCTGCCCGCCGCGATCGGCGCCGGTATGGCCGAACCCGGCGTGCGCTCGGTCGTCATCGCCGGGGACGGTGGGTTCCAGATGACCGCGCAGGAACTCGCCACGCTGAAGATGTACGACGTCCGCAACGTCAAGATCTGCATCATCAACAACTCGTTCCTGGGCATGGTCCGCCAGTGGCAGGAACTCTTCCACGAGAAGCGTTATAGCGAGGTCTGGCTGGGTGACAGCAACCCCGACTTCATCAAACTGGCCGACGCCTACGACGTGCCCGGCTACCGCGCCACCACCGCCGAGGAACTCCCCGCCGCGATCGACGCGTGGCTGAGCGACCCCAAGAGTGCCCTGCTGGAAGTCGTCGTCCCGCACGAACACGGCGTGTTCCCCATGGTCCCCGCCGGGGCCGCGCTGTACGAGATGATCGAGACCGAACCTGTCAGGAGCCCCGACCTGTCCGCGCAGATGCAGGACGCCGCCGAGGAGGCCAGCGAAGCATGA
- the ilvN gene encoding acetolactate synthase small subunit, translated as MTEVRDHLLSILVRDEPRVLTRITALFGRRGYNIKSLSVGSTEHPGVSRMTIVVSGDRGVVEQAIRQLEKLHDVIKIIDHSLEKYVDRELVLVKVAITPESRVEVRQIAEDFRSRIVDVGRHALTFEVTGDEGKITAFIEQMRPFGILETMRTGRIALTRGSNADIPTHVYHEGETQALQPTLEVQPREERARHVPNLF; from the coding sequence ATGACCGAAGTCCGAGACCACCTGCTGTCCATCCTGGTGCGCGACGAACCCCGCGTCCTGACCCGCATCACCGCCCTGTTCGGCCGCCGCGGCTACAACATCAAGAGCCTCAGTGTCGGCAGCACCGAACACCCCGGCGTGTCCCGCATGACCATCGTCGTCAGCGGCGACCGCGGCGTCGTCGAACAGGCCATCCGCCAGCTGGAGAAACTCCACGACGTCATCAAGATCATCGACCACAGCCTCGAGAAGTACGTGGACCGCGAACTGGTGCTCGTGAAGGTCGCCATCACCCCCGAGAGCCGCGTCGAGGTCCGCCAGATCGCCGAGGACTTCCGCAGCCGCATCGTGGACGTCGGCCGCCACGCCCTCACCTTCGAAGTCACCGGCGACGAGGGCAAGATCACCGCGTTCATCGAACAGATGCGCCCCTTCGGCATCCTGGAGACCATGCGCACCGGCCGCATCGCCCTGACGCGCGGCAGCAACGCCGACATCCCCACCCACGTCTACCACGAGGGCGAAACGCAGGCCCTGCAACCCACCCTGGAAGTCCAGCCGCGCGAGGAACGCGCCCGCCACGTCCCGAACCTGTTCTAA
- the ilvC gene encoding ketol-acid reductoisomerase yields MAAKMYYDRDVSTAPIENKLIAIIGYGSQAHAHAQNLRDSGFNVVVGLRDGSASRAKAEQAGLRVASIEDATKEADVIMLLIPDEQQPKTYEQSIAPHLSAGKALAFGHGFNVHFGRITPPADVDVFLVAPKGPGHMLRRVYADGAGMPGIFAVQQDATGKARDIALAYANGIGCTRAGVLETTFKEETETDLFGEQSVLCGGVTHLIQAGFETLVEAGYQPEIAYFETLHEVKLIVDLIYEKGFEGMRHSISNTAEFGDYVTGPRVVTAETKAEMGRVLSDIQTGKFAERFIADAEAGFPFMEEQRGKMRDHTLEVVGKELRDKMPFINKKALEV; encoded by the coding sequence ATGGCTGCAAAAATGTACTACGACCGCGACGTGAGCACCGCCCCCATCGAGAACAAGCTGATCGCCATCATCGGCTACGGCAGCCAGGCGCACGCCCACGCGCAGAACCTGCGGGACAGCGGCTTCAACGTCGTCGTCGGCCTGCGTGACGGCAGCGCCAGCCGCGCCAAGGCCGAACAGGCGGGCCTGCGCGTTGCCAGCATCGAGGACGCCACGAAGGAAGCCGACGTGATCATGCTCCTGATCCCCGACGAGCAGCAGCCCAAAACGTACGAGCAGAGCATCGCCCCGCACCTCAGCGCCGGGAAGGCCCTGGCGTTCGGGCACGGCTTCAACGTGCACTTCGGCCGCATCACGCCCCCCGCCGACGTGGACGTGTTCCTCGTGGCCCCCAAGGGCCCCGGCCACATGCTGCGCCGCGTCTACGCCGACGGTGCGGGCATGCCCGGCATCTTCGCCGTGCAGCAGGACGCCACCGGCAAGGCGCGCGACATCGCCCTGGCGTACGCGAACGGCATCGGCTGCACCCGCGCCGGGGTGCTGGAAACCACCTTCAAGGAAGAGACCGAAACCGACCTGTTCGGTGAGCAGAGCGTCCTGTGCGGCGGCGTCACCCACCTGATCCAGGCGGGCTTCGAGACCCTCGTGGAAGCCGGGTACCAGCCCGAAATCGCGTACTTCGAGACCCTGCACGAGGTCAAGCTGATCGTCGACCTGATCTACGAGAAGGGCTTCGAAGGCATGCGCCACTCCATCAGCAACACCGCCGAATTCGGCGACTACGTCACCGGCCCCCGCGTCGTGACCGCCGAGACGAAAGCCGAGATGGGCCGCGTCCTGAGCGACATCCAGACCGGCAAGTTTGCCGAGCGCTTCATCGCCGACGCCGAGGCGGGGTTCCCCTTCATGGAGGAGCAGCGCGGCAAGATGCGCGACCACACCCTGGAAGTCGTCGGGAAGGAACTGCGCGACAAGATGCCCTTCATCAACAAGAAGGCGCTGGAAGTTTAA
- a CDS encoding aspartate aminotransferase family protein → MSNVFYRSSKSYPVAVRAGGVFIETQDGRSFLDGSSGALVANIGHGRTQVAQAMAAQASRLAFVHGSQFTSDVLEAYASRLAAFLNLPAFRFWAVSGGSEANESAIKLARQYHVERGEPGRFKVITRVPSYHGASLGALAASGMGARREVYAPLIREDAWPKMPKPDPTLSGEEDAERLRAVLEAAGPESVAAFICEPVVGASDAALAPNAGYHARIAAICREYGVLFVADEVMSGMGRCGAPLAVRLGGDVTPDIVVLGKGLAAGYAPLAGLMASPEVYGTVMDGSGAFKHGFTYAGHPVSVAAGLSVLDIVEQEGLVQAARERGAQLLAGLEVLKDRHPQVLAVRGQGLLLGVVLGDPATEQAFARPGLADRVAAAAREEGLLTYPGSGAVDGVRGDHLLLGPPLSITAAEVDLLLERLDRALARTGAAVPG, encoded by the coding sequence ATGTCGAACGTGTTCTACCGCAGCAGCAAATCGTACCCGGTCGCCGTGCGCGCCGGGGGCGTGTTCATCGAGACGCAGGATGGCCGGTCGTTCCTGGACGGGTCGTCCGGGGCGCTCGTGGCGAACATCGGGCACGGGCGCACGCAGGTCGCGCAGGCGATGGCCGCGCAGGCGTCGCGGCTGGCGTTCGTGCACGGCTCGCAGTTCACGAGTGACGTGCTGGAGGCGTACGCGTCGCGCCTCGCGGCGTTCCTGAACCTGCCCGCCTTCCGCTTCTGGGCGGTGTCGGGCGGGTCAGAGGCGAACGAGAGTGCGATCAAACTCGCCCGGCAGTACCACGTGGAGCGAGGCGAGCCGGGGCGCTTCAAGGTGATCACGCGGGTGCCCAGTTACCACGGCGCGTCGCTGGGTGCGCTGGCCGCGTCGGGCATGGGCGCGCGGCGCGAGGTGTACGCGCCCCTGATCCGCGAGGACGCCTGGCCGAAGATGCCGAAACCCGACCCGACCCTCAGTGGCGAGGAGGACGCCGAGCGGCTGCGCGCGGTGCTGGAGGCCGCCGGGCCGGAGTCCGTCGCGGCGTTCATCTGTGAGCCGGTGGTGGGCGCGTCGGACGCGGCGCTCGCCCCGAACGCCGGGTATCACGCGCGGATCGCGGCGATCTGCCGGGAGTACGGCGTGCTGTTCGTGGCGGACGAGGTCATGAGTGGCATGGGCCGCTGCGGCGCGCCGCTGGCCGTCCGCCTGGGCGGGGACGTCACGCCGGACATCGTGGTGCTGGGCAAGGGCCTCGCGGCGGGCTACGCGCCGCTGGCGGGCCTGATGGCCAGCCCGGAGGTGTACGGCACGGTCATGGACGGCAGCGGCGCGTTCAAGCACGGCTTCACGTACGCCGGGCATCCGGTCAGCGTGGCGGCGGGTCTGAGCGTGCTGGACATCGTCGAGCAGGAGGGGCTGGTGCAGGCGGCCCGTGAGCGCGGCGCGCAGCTCCTGGCAGGTCTGGAAGTCCTGAAGGACCGGCACCCGCAGGTCCTGGCGGTGCGCGGGCAGGGGCTGCTGCTGGGCGTCGTGCTGGGCGACCCGGCCACCGAGCAGGCCTTCGCGCGACCCGGACTGGCCGACCGTGTCGCCGCCGCCGCGCGCGAGGAGGGCCTGCTGACCTACCCGGGCTCCGGCGCGGTGGACGGCGTGCGCGGCGATCACCTGCTGCTGGGGCCACCCCTGAGCATCACAGCCGCCGAGGTGGACCTGCTGCTCGAACGACTGGACCGGGCGCTGGCCCGCACCGGGGCGGCCGTTCCGGGCTGA